The sequence GAGCGGGCAAGTAGtactatatattcatatatgatatgttcatttcagagactaggtgTTTTTCTATTTACTGTCGTACATGAACCATGGTGTTTTCCCCTTCGATCCAGCTTTAAATTaaacaagtctacatttcctcagGTTAATCGTCCACACgggatattccagcaatgtcatggcgggTGATAtaagaaatggtcttcaaagACAAGACGTTAGTCGTGTATCAGAGAAATAGGTTTCTTTTGCGTGAAGGACCGTTCACAATTTATGGCATAAGGGTGAAGGGAAGATAATGATTTTTCTGTGGAGGAggtgtcatcaattttgtacacatgtacagaggttattgattttgtacaaGACCAGCAGTTGGGGagtggtggtgtcactgacttTGTACATGCATATTAGATGAAGGCgggtgtcattcacattgtcCATAAACATCATCTTCCGAACCAAATTATTATCCCAGCTGCTTAGcatccctgcaatgctaaagcaatGAGTCTCTTAACTCATAGTCGGTCTCACAGTCCATAAACGCCATTATTTCCCCCCCTGCTTTCCCAGCAATGCTAAAGCACTAAATGAAGCAAGACTAGATTTCCTCTGGAGCTCCAAACTCACTTGGGCTCATTGTCAATTTAGACTGACtccattgcagggagggctcggcagtagggaaaataatgtggttcagggactgtgaggcacaCTACATTGCAGGgggggctaggcagtagggaaaataatgtggttcagggactgtgagacacactacattgcagggagggctaggcagtagggaaaataatggtgttcagggactgtgagacagactacattgcagggaaggcTCGGCAgtagtgaaaataatgtggttcagggactgtgagatggATTGTACTGGCACCCTGTACTATTACATTTCTATTATACCGAATCTACCTCTCTATCGACGCCCAACCCCACCCTCTCCATCATCATCGTGAAACTTTAGAATGTTGTTTCGTTGAGTTTTAACAGCTGCCGTTTTGACACGATACTTATATTAGTTTTTTACGACATATTGTTTCTCTGTCCCGATACCATCATGGTTGTCATCTTGATTAATGTCCCTGAAAGGTTCACACGTGGTGTATTCGGATTCTGGTCCTGATTAAGACCCTCTTGCTCAATTCAGCGAGGGTTCATGACAGCTGAAAGATTGGAGACTTGATAGAAATGTTCAAGATTCTTATCATTCCCAAACTAGTGAGATATCAACTGTATCGCGCCTGTGAGTTTGTCATTTTAGTTGCGGTTTAATCAAGAAGCGACCTCATATAATGTCTGTATCTGTAACCAAGGTTAATGTTAAATCGGGTGAGAAGTTTTGTCACACAGTTCGTTATTCATGATTTCCCTCAGTGTCTTTAGGCTCACCGAGCACTTTTATTGTATAGTCACGGACGGAAGGGCATTGTAACCCATGACGCCATAAGCAGAAATACTTGGTTGCCTAGTaacctgtgacgtcacaattgGAGAAGATGACGTTTCTACTACAGTTTCACGCTATTGTGTTGTCCGTGTTCTGGTTCAGTCTCTCTTTCTTTCGGATGAAAGGTAAGTGCATATGTACTTTTGGAacgtttatttttcatttaagcACAATGTGTTTTTGCTGTGATTTTCTTTCAGCAAGAAGCTGGTCATCGATATTCAAACGATAAAACCATTCTTTGTATCTCATACATATGTACAGATATTTAATGTAGCTTATGACAAACAAAACCAGATTAATACGTTGGGGGATATACATATGCTTATGAAACTGTGTGTCACAGTTTCACtggactaacaactagtctctgaagtgaacatatttttcaaaaacaaaaagttCATTTACGATCCAAAACTCTGTTCCAGTGAGTTCTTATGATATCTCCTAGTAGTCTATatgagatatcgttttgacggtgtacaatgccctgacaatgctatgacgtcataaacTTTAtcacatcacaatgctatgacatttcCCCGTAACGCTGtaccaccatatagttggaatattcctgagtgcggcgtaaaactaaagtcactcattcacGTAACGCTGTAAATTATATCTTCCTTTTTATTCAGTATATCATCTTTGCAATTCCCtgtctaaaacatttttatctCAGGAAGTGACTTGAAATACCCATAAATAGCATGGGTctgttaaaatgttgttttttgtaaaaaaaaaaaaaaatacttatgAGCTGCAAAGATTCGGATTAGAATTGTCTtctgaaacccatgcttgtcgtgtgaggcgactatgcttgtcgtgtgaggcgactaacaggatcgggtggtcaggttccctGACTTTGTTGACTCATTTTACCGTATCACGGcgttggacaccagaaatgagattACATACACCGTACCCATGTTGTTTATCGAACCCGGCacttggcgtgacgagcgaacactttaaccactgggctaccccaccaccccttttgCCGAAATCACTAACCCCTAAGGTCCAGAACACAGCTTTGATACATGTAACTAACATATCTGAGCattggatttgtttgtttttagccTCCAAGAAAACACTCCAAGTTAAACtctgtttgaaatgtttatcaTGAACGTAGAAACATCTTGTCAGAACAGATCACTAAAATAATTTAGAATggtattttttcatgtttcgAATTCGACCTACCTAAATTCTAGTTAAAGACCTGATTCATTTGTCCCAAGTTAAAGAATTGTTTCTTGTCTCGACACATTTTCAGGTCATTCTACAGGCAGGGCGAGTCAAGTTTATTAGAAAATTTTAACTAAACTAATTGTTCATCATAGCAACATGGAACAAATCAAATTTTACAGTTCCAACCCAGAATATAAAACAACCCGGAAAtccctaaatatatatattttcctttgtttCAGGCATGGAGTGGATCTCTCGTTATAAGGCGGTGTTTGGACTCTTTACTCTCCTGGTCATTCTAGTTACAGTCTACATTTACACAGTCGGAAACGAGGCTATTGCCCCGACGTCCTTGACCTTCAGGACTTGGCATGGACAGAGTGGCCCCCAACATCTATATGATGTTATCATTCATCGGACCAATAAGACAATGTTTGGGCAGGCACGTGGAGGGTATGTGTATGGCCCACACGTCAAGGTCACGTCACCGGAAGTAATCGTGAAGCCATCCACGGCAAAGAAGCCAATCGTTTCAGAATTTGGTTGGAtcaaacacctgaattttagCAAATTCGCAGGCACCACTAGTGCCAAAGAGTCTGAGATCAGTGCAGAAAACATGATGCTGCAGCCAGTTAAGGCCAAGATCCATAGACGTATTGCCCAGCTTAGTATCGAGAGAGAAACTGACTCGGATAGCTTTCTGGAACCTCTTCCCGACCTCCCTCAgccaaacaataaaaaataccttgtgtatttgtgtgatcGCAAAACGACTTGTGGGGGACTGGGGGATCGACAAAGGGGGATAATGGGAGTGTTCATCCTATCGTTAGTGACCCGACGGAGGTACGGTATCAGAATGCAGTCCCCCTGTCCACTAGACAACTTCTTCGCTCCAAATAAAATCAACTGGACAGTGAGCGACAGCGTACTAAGACTCCCGTTTTCAGACCACATCAACGCCATGGATGACACTGAACTTAAAAAGAGCCTCGTTGAAGGAGACTTCAACGACAATCACATGGAAGATGTGGTGTTCCTAAGGGATAATATGGATTTCACGGGGGTTATAGCTCATCGTCCCAAGTACAAAAAACTGCTTCCGGAATGGGCTAAGTCGGGTTCCAAGTCTAAGGTATTTTGGCATGTTTGGAATTTATTGTTT comes from Haliotis asinina isolate JCU_RB_2024 chromosome 13, JCU_Hal_asi_v2, whole genome shotgun sequence and encodes:
- the LOC137259317 gene encoding uncharacterized protein, with protein sequence MTFLLQFHAIVLSVFWFSLSFFRMKGMEWISRYKAVFGLFTLLVILVTVYIYTVGNEAIAPTSLTFRTWHGQSGPQHLYDVIIHRTNKTMFGQARGGYVYGPHVKVTSPEVIVKPSTAKKPIVSEFGWIKHLNFSKFAGTTSAKESEISAENMMLQPVKAKIHRRIAQLSIERETDSDSFLEPLPDLPQPNNKKYLVYLCDRKTTCGGLGDRQRGIMGVFILSLVTRRRYGIRMQSPCPLDNFFAPNKINWTVSDSVLRLPFSDHINAMDDTELKKSLVEGDFNDNHMEDVVFLRDNMDFTGVIAHRPKYKKLLPEWAKSGSKSKVFWHVWNLLFKPFGSMKVKLDRALGQINQTPHNRLVCAHVRIGRNPTIPGDQANVNSIQSVRKLWKFLQGYGKETMYFVASDAERVRDMARREFGNRLLTVEGKIRHIDRQRDDRDACDGFETALLEQQILSKCDVLVLSQSGFSMFAAYMRGTSKDLFIFNEGQITPFELP